The sequence TGGCCTGACAGGGTGGCAAAATGGCTCGACCGGTAATAGGGGTCTGCGGTCCTGACAAAGGGGGTGGCCCCGCCTGGTGGTTCACGGCGCTTGCGGTGTTTCGTGCAGGCGGTCGTCCCGTGCGCATCACTCCAAAGCGCCCGCGACAGATTCATGAACTCGACGGGCTGGTACTCGGCGGCGGCGCCGACGTCAGCCCGGAAACCTACGGTATGGAAGCCCTTGATCCCGGCCCCAAGGAGAAGCCCAAGCCCACCGATCTCGGGCTGGCCATTATTCTGCTTCTCTTGCGCTGGCTGTTCGGGCTGAAATTCGGCCCCAAGCGCGACCCTGCCCGCGACGATCTCGAACTGCATCTGCTGACCCGGGCCATGGACAAGAATATGCCCGTGCTGGGCATCTGCCGTGGCTGTCAGCTGATGAACGTGCATCTTGGCGGTTCGCTGCATCAGGACCTCCGGGATTTCTATGAGGAACATCCACAGATTCAATCCGTGCTGCCTCGCAAGCGCATCCTGCTTCAACCGCAGACGCGCCTTGCCGAGCTGCTGCGGGCAAGGACGGTTTTCGTCAATGCGCTGCATCGGCAGGCCGTGAACGACGTGGCTCCGGGGCTCGTAGTTGCGGCTCGGGAACTCAATCAGGTCATACAGGCCGTGGAGCATTCCGAAAACAGGTTCATGCTGGGTGTGCAATGGCATCCGGAGTACATGCCGCAGTCAAAACGTCAGCAGGGATTGTTCCAAGCCCTGGTCAAAGCCGCCAGAGACTGATTCC is a genomic window of Desulfovibrio oxyclinae DSM 11498 containing:
- a CDS encoding gamma-glutamyl-gamma-aminobutyrate hydrolase family protein encodes the protein MARPVIGVCGPDKGGGPAWWFTALAVFRAGGRPVRITPKRPRQIHELDGLVLGGGADVSPETYGMEALDPGPKEKPKPTDLGLAIILLLLRWLFGLKFGPKRDPARDDLELHLLTRAMDKNMPVLGICRGCQLMNVHLGGSLHQDLRDFYEEHPQIQSVLPRKRILLQPQTRLAELLRARTVFVNALHRQAVNDVAPGLVVAARELNQVIQAVEHSENRFMLGVQWHPEYMPQSKRQQGLFQALVKAARD